The Armatimonadota bacterium genomic interval CGGCGTTGCGGGCGGCGGTGGAGGCGTTCTCGGAAAACGAGAGCCTCACGCGCCTGTTGCTCATCGAGGCCGTGGGGCTGAGCCCGGCGCTGGAGCAAAAACGCTTCGCGCTGCAGGCCGCCCTGACCTCCCTTGTCCAGCGCCACCTCGACGACGCGGCCTCAGACGGCGACATCCCGCAGCAGGACACCGCACTGGCTGCGGCCGCGTGGATCGGGGCGGTCAACGAGGTCGTGGTCCGCTGGTTGCACGCCCGCCAGCCCGCGCGGCTGCTCGACGTCGTTTCCCCCCTCACCACCCTGCTGCTGCGGTCCGTGGGATTTCCGGAGGAGCGCCGGTGAAGGCGGCGGTGCACGCAGCCCCCATCCCAGCCGACGCGCTGGAGCGACTGGAGCGACACCACGCCCGCGCCCGCCAGCTGGCCAGGCGCACCGGTCAACCCACGCTGGCGTGGGTCGCACACGCACTGGAACGCACCGCCCCGCCCGACGTCTTCGCCCGCACACCCGATCAACCCCGTTGGCTGTGGAGCAGGCCCGCCGACGGCTTCGAGCTGTTGGGTGTCGGGATCGCCTGGAGGGCTGTCACACGCGGGCCCCGGCGCTTCGACGACGCGGGTGCGGCCTGGAAGCGGCTGGTGGAGCAATCGGTCGGGGATGCCCCCGCCGAGTCGGTGGCGTTTGGGGGATTCTCCTTCGCGCCGCAGGGGCCTTACGCGGAGGAGTGGGCGGGTTTCCCGCCAGGCGAGGTCGCCGTGCCTCGCCTGGCGGTCGTGACGGAGGGTGGGCGGATCCGGATCGTCCTCGCTGCCGCGGCGCTCCCGGACGAGGACGGCAGCACGGAACTGGGCGCCACGCTCTCCCTGGCAGGCCGGTTGTTCGAGTCCGTGCCGCGGGCGGGGTGGGGTAGAGGGCAAGCGACGATCACCGCCGAGCATCCCGCAGCCCCCGCGTGGAAGCGGGCCGTGGCCGACTCGGCCGGGGCGGTGCGCGAGGGCATTTTGCGCAAGGTGGTCTTGGCTCGTCGCGTCGAGTTGCGCCTGGTCTCGTGTGACCCGGCGCGGATGCTCGCACACCTCGCCGATGCGCACCCGCACTGTACGGTCTTCGCCGTCGAACGGGAGGGGGCCGTGTTCTGCGGCGCCACACCCGAGAGGCTGGTGCGGGTGGGAGGCGGATGGGTCGAGGCGATGGCGCTGGCCGGATCCGCGCCCCGAGGACGCAATCCGGACGAAGACGCGGCGCTCGCGCAGACGCTGGTCGCCAGCGCCAAGGAGCGCGACGAGCACGCGGCGGTGGTCGAATGGTTGCGGGAGGCGCTGGGCGGCGTGTCCGAGGAAATCAGCGTCGCGACGGCCCCCGACGTGCTGCAGACGACCGACGTCCAGCACCTGCACACCGGACTGCGCGGCCGGCTGCGCAGTCGGGCCGGAATCCTGGAGGTCGCCGGCCGGCTGCACCCTACGCCCGCGGTCGCCGGCGTGCCCGCGGAGGCCGCGCTCGCGTGGATCCGGTCCTGTGAGCCCCTCGACCGCGGATGGTACGCCGGCGCCGTGGGCTGGACAAACGGGAAGGGCGAGGGGGAGTTCGCGGTCGCGATCCGTTCCGCGCTCGTCCGCGACCGCACCGCGTTCGTCTTCGCCGGTTGCGGGATCGTCGCCGGTTCCGACCAGGACCGTGAGTACGAGGAGTCGCAGATCAAGATGCGCCCGATGCTGCGCGCGCTGGGGGTCCGATGACGTTTGAGAACCCCGCCTATGCCTTCGCCACCGCCGTGGTGGACGAGCTCGTGCGCGGTGGGGTCCGCCACCTGTGCCTGTGCCCGGGCTCTCGCTCGACGCCGGTGGCGCTGGCGGCGGCCGACCACGCCACGCTGCGCGTGTGGACGCTTATCGACGAGCGGTCAGCCGGCTTTTTCGCCGTGGGCATGGCCAAGGCGTTGCGCGCTCCCGTGGCGTTGCTGAGTACGTCGGGCACGGCCGCGGCGAACTTTTTGCCCTCGGTCGTCGAGGCGCGGTACGGTCGCGTCCCGCTCGTGGTCGTGACGGCGGATCGCCCGTACGAACTGCGCGACAGCGGCGCGCCGCAGACGATCGATCAGGTGCGCCTGTACGGGCCACACGCCAAGTGGTTCGCCGACGTCCCGCCGCCGGGTGCGTCCGAGGCGCTCATGCGACATGCCCGGGCCATGACCTGCCGGGCCCTGGCCGTCGCCACGAACGAACCCGCCGGACCGGTCCACATCAACGTCCAGTTCCGCGAGCCCCTCGTCCCGCTGGGTGATCCGCTGCCCCCCGCAGACCCTGCGTCGAGGACCGCCCGCCCCGACGGGACGCCCTACGTGCGCGTCGTTCGGTCGCACCGCTGTCTTGAGGCGGGTTGCGTCGAGGTTGTGGCGCGCGAGCTGCGGGAGCGCGCCCGGGGCGTGATCGTCTGCGGCCCCCAGGACCACCCCGACTTTCCCACAGCGGTCGCCGCGCTGGCGCGGCGGATCGGGTACCCCGTCCTCGCCGATCCACTCTCGCAGGTCCGCTGCGGGCCTCACGATCGGACGGTGGTCGTCGACGCCTACGACGCGATGCTGCGCAGCGACGAGGTCGGGCAACTGCTCGCACCCGACGTCGTCATCCGGTTCGGGGCCACCCCGACTTCGCGGCCGCTGCTCGGTTACCTGGCACGCCATGCGGGCGCGCGTCAGATTCTGGTCGATGTGGCCGGTGAGGCACATGATCCGGACCACGTCGCCGCCGACGTGGTGCAGGCGGATGCGCGGCTGTTCTGTGAAGCCCTCCGGGATGCCCTGGGTGAGCGCGAGGACCGAGGATGGATCGATGCCTGGCGGCGCGCGGCGGCGGCGGCGAGGAGGGCCCTGCGCGCGTACGTGGCGGGTCTGGACGAACCCTTCGAGGGAGCGGTGTTCGAGGATCTGGCGGAAGTGCTCCCGGACGGTGCGCTGCTGTACGTCGGCAACAGCATGCCCGTACGCGATGCCGATGCGTACTTCGGCGGTCGATCGGCCGCGGTGCGGTTCCTCGGCAATCGGGGCGCCAGCGGCATCGACGGTCTGATCTCGAGCGCGCTCGGTGCTGCTGCGGTCAGCGACGGCCCGGTGGTGCTCGTGGTGGGTGACCTTTCCTTCTATCACGACATGAACGGACTGCTGGCGGCTCGGCTGTACGGGCTCAGCTCGACGATCGTCCTGGTCAACAACGACGGGGGTGGGATCTTCTCGTTTCTGCCGCAGGCTGCCCACCCGGAGCACTTCGAGCGGCTGTTCGGGACCCCCCACGGCCTGGACTTCCGGCCCGCAGTCCAGATGTACGGCGGTACCCACACGCGGCCGGACGGCTCCCGGGCATTCCGCCGTGCGGTGCGGAACGCGCTGGAGGAGGGCGGGCTGCAGGTGATCGAAGTGCGGACCGACCGACAGCGCAACGTGGTCCTGCACCGCGCCGCCCAGGGCGCGGCCACCGCCGCGGTGCTGGCGGAGTTGCGGGCAGGGGAGTCCTGATGCCCCGCATCGGCGTGCGGGGCGTCCAGCTGAACGTCGAGACCGCCGGGTCCGGCGCGCCGCTTGTGTTGCTGCACGGATTCGCCGGAACGGCGCAGACCTGGGTCCCGCACACGGCGGCCTTAGCCAAGCGCTGTCGCGTCATCGCGCCTGACCTGCTCGGACACGGAGACTCCGATGCCCCGGACGACTTCGGACGCTATGCGATCGAGGAGGTGAGCGCGGATCTGGTGGCGCTGTTGGACCGGCTGCGAATCGATCGGGCCGTCGTCGTAGGCTACTCCATGGGCGGGCGGATCGCGCTGAACGTGGCCATCGGGTTCCCCGACCGCGTAAGCGCGCTGGTGTTGGAGAGCGCATCCCCGGGAATCGCAGACGCCGCGCACCGCCGCCGGCGCGCGGCGCAGGACGCGGCTCTGGCCGAGCACATCGAGCGCGACGGCGTCGAGGCGTTCGTCGACTTTTGGGAACGTCAGCCGATCTTCGCCTCCCAGGCCCGACTGCCGCCGGGCGTCCGCACCGCGCTGCGTCGCCAGCGTCTGCGCAACGGCGCGCATGGGCTGGCGAACTGCTTGCGCGGCCTCGGGCAGGGCGTCCAGCCGCCGTTGTGGCACCGTATGGCGGAAGTGACCGCCCCGACGCTGCTTCTGGCCGGAGCCCTCGACGCGGACTACGTAGCGATCGCCGAACGGATGCACGATGCGATTCGCGGATCGCAGCTGGCCATCGTGCCCGACGCCGGCCACGCCGTCCACCTCGAGCGACCGGAGGCGTTCGGTGCGGTCGTCGACCGCTGGCTGCGCTCGTTGTGCCCATCCCCCGGATCCCATTGCTGACGTTGCGAGGTGACGCGATGCCCGTGGAATGGAAGAGAGTAGGCGACTATACCGACATCCTGTACGACCAGGCGGAGGGGATCGCACGGATCACGATCAACCGGCCGGAGGTGCGCAACGCCTTCCGGCCCGAGACGGTGATGGAGCTGATCGATGCGTTCAGCCGCGCGCGCGACGACTCGGCCGTCGGCGTGATCCTGTTCAGGGGCGCGGGAAGGGAAGCGTTCTGCTCCGGTGGCGACCAGCGCGTCCGCGGGCACGGCGGCTACGTGGGAGCCGATCGGATCCCGCGGCTGAACGTGTTGGACCTGCAGCGCCTGATCCGCATCATCCCCAAGCCGGTGATCGCCCTCGTCGCCGGGTATGCGATCGGCGGCGGCAACGTGCTGGCCACCGTGTGCGACCTCACCATCGCCGCCGACAACGCGATCTTCGGCCAGACCGGACCGAAGGTCGGTTCGTTCGACGCCGGATACGGTTCGACCTACCTGGCGCGGATCGTCGGCCACAAGAAGGCGCGCGAGATCTGGTACCTGTGCCGTCAGTACACGGCGCAGGAAGCGCTCGAGATGGGACTGGTCAACACGGTCGTGCCGGTGGACCAACTTGAAGAGGAAGGCATTCGCTGGGCGAAGGAGATCTTGGAGCGCAGCCCGCTGGCGATCCGCCTGCTGAAGGCGGCGTTCAATGCCGACACCGACGGCCTGGCAGGGTTGCAGCAGCTGGGTGGCGATGCCACGCTGCTGTACTATCTGACCGACGAGGCCAAGGAAGGCCGGGACGCGTTCTTGGAGAAGCGCAAGCCGGACTTTCGGAAGTTCCCCCGGTTTCCGTGATCCGTGACGCCGATCGGGAACGCAGATCCGTCGACGCCTCGCGCCCCGCGCGCGGCACGCATCCACCCGGGCCGTCAAAAGCCACGCCTTCGGCCGTCTTCGCGTGGGTGACCGCGACGCGTCCGGCTACGCTGACGGCGGCGGTCGCCCCGGTCGTCGTGGGGAGCGCGACGGCGGCTGCGGAGCAGGCGTTCCACCCGCTCGCAGCGCTGGCGGCGTTGGCAGTGGGGGTGTTCATCCAGATCGGCACGAATCTCGCCAACGACGCCTACGACTTCCTGCACGGAGCCGACACGGCCGAGCGTACCGGTCCGGTGCGGGTGACCGCGGCCGGGTGGCTGTCCGCCCGACAGGTGCTCGCAGGCGCCTACCTGTGTTTTGGGGCGGCCGCATTCGTGGGCCTGTACCTGGTCGCTTTGCGGGGATGGCCTCTGCTGATCGTCGGCGCGCTCGCGATCGTGTCGGGGGTGGCGTACACGACCGGACCGCTTCCGATCGCCTACCGCGGGCTCGGAGAGCTGTTCGTGTTCGTGTTCTTCGGCTTGGTCGCCGTGTCAGGAACCGACTACGTCCAGACGGGGGCGGTGCGGCCGCAGGCGTTGTCCGCCTCGGTCCCCGTCGGGCTGCTGTGCGCCGCGATCCTCGTCGTCAACAACCTCCGGGACATCGATACCGACCGAGCGGCCGCAAAGCGGACTTTGGCCGTGCGGATCGGTCGATCCTGGACGCGCATCGAGTATACGGTCTGTTTGGTCGGCGCCTTCGCCGCGCCCGCGCTGATGCGCGCTGCGGGCACGCTGGGCGCGTGGTTCTGGTTGCCGTGGGTTGCTCTTCCGTTCGGCCTGGGTCTGGCGTTAAGGGTCTGGAGGGATGACGGTCCCCGACTGAACGGGGCCCTGCGGGGCACGGCGCGGCTGCACCTGCTATTCGCCGCACTCTTGGCGGCGGCGATCCTCGGGCCGGATCGATGATCGGTACGCTGCCCGACTGGCTCGGTTACCGGGCGCGCACGTCGCCCCACCGCCCCGCGCTGATCGCCGGATCCACGACACTCACCTTTGCCGAGCTAGATCGCTGCGCCGCTGTCGTCGCGCGTCGGCTGGCGTCTTTGGGGGTCGGAGAGGGTGCGCGGGTGGCGACGGTGCTGCCCAACGGGGCAGCGTACGCCGTCCTTGTCCACGCCCTCATGCGGCTGCGGGCCATCCTCGTGCCCTTGAACCCGCGCCTGACTGCTTCGGAGATCGCCTGGCGCCTGCAAGACGCTTCCCCCACTGTCGTGGTCGGTGACGCCTCCGCCGCAGGTGCCGTCGGAGGCCTACACGTGACAGACCCCCAAGACCCGGACGTGCTGAGCGGCGTGCGGGAGGAGCGGGTGGCGTTGTGGGAGCGCATCGATGTGTCGGCGGTGCAAGGCATCGTCTACACTTCCGCGACCGCCGGTCACCCCAAGGGCGCGATGCTGACCTACGGCAACCACTGGTGGAGCGCGGTGGCCTCGGCGCTCAACCTGGGCGTCCATGTGGGGGACCGTTGGCTCGCCGTGCTCCCCCTGTCGCACATCGGGGGCCTGGCGATCCTTTGGCGATCAGTGATCTACGGGCACCCCGTCGTGATCCACCAGCGGTTCGATCCCCAATCGGTCAGCGAAGAACTCGACCGCGGCGAGGTGACCGTCCTGTCGTTGGTGCCGACGATGCTACACAGACTGCTGGACGCCAGGGGCGACCGCCCCTTGCCCCAGAGCGTGCGGGCAGTCCTGTTGGGGGGCGGACCGATCCCCCCCTCCCTCGTCGAGCGCAGCCTGCAGGCGGGGGTGCCCATCGCCCCCACCTACGGGCTGACGGAAGCCGCCTCCCAGGTGGCCACCCTGCGCCCCGAGGACGTGCGCCTCTGTCCGGGGTCGTGCGGTCGGCCGCTGTACCCCATCGAAGTGCGCATTCGGTACCAGGAACAGGTACCAGGAACAGGTACCAGGAACAGGTACCAGGAACAGGTACCAGGAACGGGTACCAGGAACCGGTACCGGGAACCCGGGGAGATCCTGGTGCGGGGCCCTGTGGTGATGGCGGGATATTGGGGCCGCCCCCACGAAACCGAACGAGCCCTGCGGGGCGGCTGGCTGCACACTGGCGACATCGGTTACCTCGACGCAGAGGGGTACCTCTACGTCCTGGATCGGCGCGACGACCTCATCGTCACCGGCGGGGAGAATGTCTATCCGGCGGAGGTGGAGGCCGTACTGCGGGCACACCCCGCGGTCTGCGAGGCTGCGGTCGTCGGATTGCCCGACGAGGAGTGGGGGCAGGTGGTGGTCGCGGCTGTCGAGACGCTGCCACAGGTCGTCGCCTCGGAAGCCGAGTTGCTGGCCTTCTGTGCCGGCCGCCTGGCCCGCCACAAGGTACCCAAGCGCGTGTGGTTCGTCGACGCCCT includes:
- the menE gene encoding o-succinylbenzoate--CoA ligase, producing MIGTLPDWLGYRARTSPHRPALIAGSTTLTFAELDRCAAVVARRLASLGVGEGARVATVLPNGAAYAVLVHALMRLRAILVPLNPRLTASEIAWRLQDASPTVVVGDASAAGAVGGLHVTDPQDPDVLSGVREERVALWERIDVSAVQGIVYTSATAGHPKGAMLTYGNHWWSAVASALNLGVHVGDRWLAVLPLSHIGGLAILWRSVIYGHPVVIHQRFDPQSVSEELDRGEVTVLSLVPTMLHRLLDARGDRPLPQSVRAVLLGGGPIPPSLVERSLQAGVPIAPTYGLTEAASQVATLRPEDVRLCPGSCGRPLYPIEVRIRYQEQVPGTGTRNRYQEQVPGTGTRNRYREPGEILVRGPVVMAGYWGRPHETERALRGGWLHTGDIGYLDAEGYLYVLDRRDDLIVTGGENVYPAEVEAVLRAHPAVCEAAVVGLPDEEWGQVVVAAVETLPQVVASEAELLAFCAGRLARHKVPKRVWFVDALPRSGPDKVRRAAVRERLRGAAAE
- a CDS encoding 1,4-dihydroxy-2-naphthoate polyprenyltransferase, with the protein product MIRDADRERRSVDASRPARGTHPPGPSKATPSAVFAWVTATRPATLTAAVAPVVVGSATAAAEQAFHPLAALAALAVGVFIQIGTNLANDAYDFLHGADTAERTGPVRVTAAGWLSARQVLAGAYLCFGAAAFVGLYLVALRGWPLLIVGALAIVSGVAYTTGPLPIAYRGLGELFVFVFFGLVAVSGTDYVQTGAVRPQALSASVPVGLLCAAILVVNNLRDIDTDRAAAKRTLAVRIGRSWTRIEYTVCLVGAFAAPALMRAAGTLGAWFWLPWVALPFGLGLALRVWRDDGPRLNGALRGTARLHLLFAALLAAAILGPDR
- the menH gene encoding 2-succinyl-6-hydroxy-2,4-cyclohexadiene-1-carboxylate synthase; translated protein: MPRIGVRGVQLNVETAGSGAPLVLLHGFAGTAQTWVPHTAALAKRCRVIAPDLLGHGDSDAPDDFGRYAIEEVSADLVALLDRLRIDRAVVVGYSMGGRIALNVAIGFPDRVSALVLESASPGIADAAHRRRRAAQDAALAEHIERDGVEAFVDFWERQPIFASQARLPPGVRTALRRQRLRNGAHGLANCLRGLGQGVQPPLWHRMAEVTAPTLLLAGALDADYVAIAERMHDAIRGSQLAIVPDAGHAVHLERPEAFGAVVDRWLRSLCPSPGSHC
- the menD gene encoding 2-succinyl-5-enolpyruvyl-6-hydroxy-3-cyclohexene-1-carboxylic-acid synthase, which gives rise to MTFENPAYAFATAVVDELVRGGVRHLCLCPGSRSTPVALAAADHATLRVWTLIDERSAGFFAVGMAKALRAPVALLSTSGTAAANFLPSVVEARYGRVPLVVVTADRPYELRDSGAPQTIDQVRLYGPHAKWFADVPPPGASEALMRHARAMTCRALAVATNEPAGPVHINVQFREPLVPLGDPLPPADPASRTARPDGTPYVRVVRSHRCLEAGCVEVVARELRERARGVIVCGPQDHPDFPTAVAALARRIGYPVLADPLSQVRCGPHDRTVVVDAYDAMLRSDEVGQLLAPDVVIRFGATPTSRPLLGYLARHAGARQILVDVAGEAHDPDHVAADVVQADARLFCEALRDALGEREDRGWIDAWRRAAAAARRALRAYVAGLDEPFEGAVFEDLAEVLPDGALLYVGNSMPVRDADAYFGGRSAAVRFLGNRGASGIDGLISSALGAAAVSDGPVVLVVGDLSFYHDMNGLLAARLYGLSSTIVLVNNDGGGIFSFLPQAAHPEHFERLFGTPHGLDFRPAVQMYGGTHTRPDGSRAFRRAVRNALEEGGLQVIEVRTDRQRNVVLHRAAQGAATAAVLAELRAGES
- a CDS encoding isochorismate synthase, which produces MKAAVHAAPIPADALERLERHHARARQLARRTGQPTLAWVAHALERTAPPDVFARTPDQPRWLWSRPADGFELLGVGIAWRAVTRGPRRFDDAGAAWKRLVEQSVGDAPAESVAFGGFSFAPQGPYAEEWAGFPPGEVAVPRLAVVTEGGRIRIVLAAAALPDEDGSTELGATLSLAGRLFESVPRAGWGRGQATITAEHPAAPAWKRAVADSAGAVREGILRKVVLARRVELRLVSCDPARMLAHLADAHPHCTVFAVEREGAVFCGATPERLVRVGGGWVEAMALAGSAPRGRNPDEDAALAQTLVASAKERDEHAAVVEWLREALGGVSEEISVATAPDVLQTTDVQHLHTGLRGRLRSRAGILEVAGRLHPTPAVAGVPAEAALAWIRSCEPLDRGWYAGAVGWTNGKGEGEFAVAIRSALVRDRTAFVFAGCGIVAGSDQDREYEESQIKMRPMLRALGVR
- a CDS encoding TetR/AcrR family transcriptional regulator; translation: MTDRSVVMPASTRQQRLAAQKDHTRGRILQAARTVFAARGYHGTTMDDVAREAGLSKGALYVHFPGKEDLFVSLVEDCAAALAERVLAAIGAAEGGANKVAAALRAAVEAFSENESLTRLLLIEAVGLSPALEQKRFALQAALTSLVQRHLDDAASDGDIPQQDTALAAAAWIGAVNEVVVRWLHARQPARLLDVVSPLTTLLLRSVGFPEERR
- the menB gene encoding 1,4-dihydroxy-2-naphthoyl-CoA synthase; amino-acid sequence: MPVEWKRVGDYTDILYDQAEGIARITINRPEVRNAFRPETVMELIDAFSRARDDSAVGVILFRGAGREAFCSGGDQRVRGHGGYVGADRIPRLNVLDLQRLIRIIPKPVIALVAGYAIGGGNVLATVCDLTIAADNAIFGQTGPKVGSFDAGYGSTYLARIVGHKKAREIWYLCRQYTAQEALEMGLVNTVVPVDQLEEEGIRWAKEILERSPLAIRLLKAAFNADTDGLAGLQQLGGDATLLYYLTDEAKEGRDAFLEKRKPDFRKFPRFP